Below is a window of Virgibacillus sp. NKC19-3 DNA.
AAACCCCGAAGGGTTATTGCCTGCTTCCCGCGCTCGACTTGCATGTATTAGGCACGCCGCCAGCGTTCGTCCTGAGCCAAGATCAAACTCTTCATAGAAAACTCACTTTTGGTTCTTTCAAAAGTGTAGTTGTACTTGTGCAAATAAGAACTCGTTCGTATTTGCCATAAAATAATGAAGTTTGTCTATCATTGACACCGATCAATGATATATCTTCGCTTTTCACATGGTTTCAAGGGGTGAAATCGACCGTCCAGATGAACCATCGGACTTCGTGATTTCTTTCCTCTACCATCTGTTTGACATACTGGTTGTTTTGTTCAGTTTTCAAAGAGCAAATGCATATGTTGCGTTAAATTTGCAACTTTTTAATTATACCAAATCCAACTCACGAAAGTCAATAACTTTTTGTTCTTCGTTTAAAAGCTCACCATTTATTAGAAAACGTCAAAACATAAAGTGTGAATAAAAATATGAAATTCGACATTTCCTTAACTAATGGAAAGTTATTATAGCATTTTCATGAATGCTTGTCAATAACGCGATACTATAGATTTTCTACGAATAAGTGCCTTAGCCTACATGTACAAAACAATAGGTGTGTTTCAGACAGCAAGATCCATAATACAATCACATTATCAGCATGTCAACAGTATTTTTTACGATAATTTTATTTTTTCTAGGATAAAACGATTATACAACAACTTCCCCTTCCCATTTAAGCATGCCTCCAGCCATATTTGAAACCCGATAACCTTGTTCATCCATAAAAGAGGCTGCTTTCATACTTCTTCTCCCTGATCTGCATACAAAAACATAATGTTTACTTTGATCTAAATCATCCTTTAACTCAGGAATTTTAGCTAATGGAATATGTTTTGCATTATCAATCATTCCCTGAGCAACTTCTTCATCTTCTCGTACATCGATCACAACTAAATCATTTTCCTTTTTCATACGATTTTCCAATTCATTTGGTATGATCTCATTTATATGTCCCATATATAAACCATCCTTATTATCTGTTTACATCAATCATACTTTTTAAAAGAATAGTATGCAACCTTCTAACACAAAATAACAAGTACTAAACAAGAGGAGCGTTTATCATGAAATTTGTTATCTACTTCACTTTATTCCTGTTATTCATCATGCATCCAAACGCAGTGGGAGCTGAAAGTAATACAGAGCCTGTCCTTATCGAAACCTATGAAGCAGATGTCACAGGTGATGGCCAAAGCGAGATTATCGAATTAAAAGGAATTTTATTTTCCAGTGACACGAATTATTATCGAGAAGTATGGATTGATATCACAAGTGTACATGACGAACAGTGGACAATTACGTATGAAGGTGGATATGATCCGGCCATTCAATTTATTGATTTAAATCATGATGAGGTGCAGGATATTTTTTACCAAAGTGCTACCGGCGGAAGTGGTGGGCTGTATAATTACCAGCTGCATACACTAAAAAATGAAAAGGTAAAAGAGATTCCATTACCTGAACAGCTACATCTTAGAGGAAAATTTATGGATGACTTTAAAATTGAGATCCAGCTCTCTCCAGATAGTGAACCATATATTGTAGATGTTCGTGATCGATCAGAAGAATATATACAACTTGACATTTACGATGATGAAGGAAGGTTACTGGAGGCTACTTCGGTCATGATAGATCCAATCGCCTTTTTCGAGCCTGTTTTGCTAAGTAAAAGTAAAGGGTATGGCTTAAAAAGTTATCAACAAATCAGTGGTGCTTACCATGCGGATCAACTAGGAACGGTGGAGACGCTATGGTATTACGAAAATGATGAATGGATTATTTTACAGACCGAATGGGTGCCATCAAAATAGAATGAAAAAAGGATCTCCTCTTATTAAGTAAGAAGAAATCCTTTTCCCATTTAGTTTGCTACAATATTTACCAGTTTTCCGGGAACAACAATTACTTTTCGGATTGTTGTTCCATCGGTTAGCTCTTGAATTTTTTCGTCTGCAAGTGCTTGCTTTTCCAGTTCATCTTTGGTGATATCTTTGGCTACATTTATTTTGGATCGGACTTTACCCATAATTTGTACGGCGATTTCAACTTCATCTTCTACCAATTTCGATTCATCAAAGGTTGGCCAAGGCTCGTAGCTAATCGTTCCCGGATTTCCAAGACGAGACCACAATTCTTCGGAAATATGTGGTGCAACTGGAGACAGCATCTTAACAAAACCTTCTATATAATTCTTTGGAAGTACGTCTACTTTATTTCCTTCATTTACGAAAATCATCATTTGTGAAATACCTGTATTGAAATGCAGATTTTCAAAGTCCTCTGTTACCTTTTTCACTGTTTCATTATACACTTTATCTAAAGATGGATTACTCCCCTCCACTACTTTATCAACAAGTGTACCATCGTCATTTATAATCATGCGCCATACACGATCAAGAAAACGCCTTGCACCATCAAGTCCATTTGTTGACCAGGCAACTGCAGCATCAAGTGGCCCCATAAACATTTCATAGAGGCGCAGTGTATCTGCACCATGAGAAGCAATGATATCATCCGGATTCACAACATTTCCCTTGGATTTACTCATTTTTTCATTGCCTTCACCGAGTATCATGCCTTGATTATACAATTTCATAAATGGTTCTTTCGTTGGCACAACGCCAATATCATACAAGAATTTATGCCAAAAACGTGCATATAGTAAATGGAGTACAGCATGTTCTGCACCGCCAATGTAGATATCAATTGGAAGCCATTCTTCCATTGCTTTCGGATCGGCCAGTTGCTCTGTATTATGCGGGTCAATAAATCTTAAGAAATACCAGCAGCTCCCGGCCCATTGTGGCATTGTACTTGTTTCCCGGCGTCCTTTCATCCCCGTGTTTGGATCTGTCACATTAACCCAGTCCTTATTATTGGCAAGTGGAGATTCCCCTGTCCCAGATGGTTTTATCTCTGACATGACAGGTAGCTCTAGTGGAAGCTCCTCTTCTGGAATAGCTGAAGTTGTTCCATCCTCCCAATGAATAATTGGGATGGGCTCACCCCAATAACGTTGTCTGGCAAATAACCAATCACGCAACCGATACGTAACTTTCCTTTCCCCATGTTTATTTGCTTCGAGCCATTCAATCATTTTTACTATGGCATCATCGGTATACAACCCATTGATGAAACCAGAGTTAACATGCTCTCCATCATCAACATATGCTTCTTTGGAAATGTCTCCACCTGCAACAACTTCTAAAATCGGAAGCTCAAACTTCGTAGCGAATTCATAATCCCGTTCATCATGAGCTGGAACGGCCATAATTGCTCCAGATCCATAACTCATCAGTACATAATCAGCAATCCAAATCGGTATTTTTGATTTATTGACCGGGTTAATCGCATACGCCCCCGTAAATACGCCTGTTTTATCTTTGGCAAGATCTGTACGTTCCAGATCAGATTTGGTTTGGACTTGATCCAAATAGGCATCAACGGCTTCTTTCTGTTCCTGGCTCACTATTTTTTCTACAAATGGATGCTCTGGCGCTAATACGGCATAGCTTGCACCGAATAATGTATCTGGTCGTGTTGTAAATACTGTAAATTCCTCATGATATCCATCAATGGTAAACGTCACTTCAGCTCCTTCTGAACGACCGATCCAGTTTCGCTGCATATCTTTAATGCTCTCCGGCCAATCGACTTCTTCCAGATCTTTCAGCAAACGATCGGCATATGCAGTGATTTTTAACATCCACTGTTTCATCG
It encodes the following:
- a CDS encoding rhodanese-like domain-containing protein, encoding MGHINEIIPNELENRMKKENDLVVIDVREDEEVAQGMIDNAKHIPLAKIPELKDDLDQSKHYVFVCRSGRRSMKAASFMDEQGYRVSNMAGGMLKWEGEVVV
- the leuS gene encoding leucine--tRNA ligase — its product is MSFNHQEIENKWQAYWEENKTFKTDTYSKKTKVYALDMFPYPSGAGLHVGHPEGYTATDIFSRMKRMQGFEVLHPMGWDAFGLPAEQYAIDTGNSPAAFTEQNIATFKRQIQELGFSYDWDREISTTDPNYYKWTQWIFTKLYEKGLAYMDEVAVNWCPALGTVLANEEVIDGKSERGGHPVVRKPMKQWMLKITAYADRLLKDLEEVDWPESIKDMQRNWIGRSEGAEVTFTIDGYHEEFTVFTTRPDTLFGASYAVLAPEHPFVEKIVSQEQKEAVDAYLDQVQTKSDLERTDLAKDKTGVFTGAYAINPVNKSKIPIWIADYVLMSYGSGAIMAVPAHDERDYEFATKFELPILEVVAGGDISKEAYVDDGEHVNSGFINGLYTDDAIVKMIEWLEANKHGERKVTYRLRDWLFARQRYWGEPIPIIHWEDGTTSAIPEEELPLELPVMSEIKPSGTGESPLANNKDWVNVTDPNTGMKGRRETSTMPQWAGSCWYFLRFIDPHNTEQLADPKAMEEWLPIDIYIGGAEHAVLHLLYARFWHKFLYDIGVVPTKEPFMKLYNQGMILGEGNEKMSKSKGNVVNPDDIIASHGADTLRLYEMFMGPLDAAVAWSTNGLDGARRFLDRVWRMIINDDGTLVDKVVEGSNPSLDKVYNETVKKVTEDFENLHFNTGISQMMIFVNEGNKVDVLPKNYIEGFVKMLSPVAPHISEELWSRLGNPGTISYEPWPTFDESKLVEDEVEIAVQIMGKVRSKINVAKDITKDELEKQALADEKIQELTDGTTIRKVIVVPGKLVNIVAN